The genomic window TAGATCCTCTATAATTATTTTTTAATCGTATTCTCTCCACGTATAATTACACTTTGTACATCTGTAAAATTTTGTTGCTGGTTCATCTCCGCTTCTTGTCTGCAACATCCACCAATAGGCTTCTCTATTGTGGCATTTTTTGCATTCTTCCTTGACTTTAGGCATTACGATGTTAGAATCTTCTATTATTACAACTTCGTCCCCAGATTCATTTTTCTCAGAATGTTCAAATCTACTTTTCTCATCAATATCTTTCTCATACCCACATCTGCAAGCATATAGAGACTTACCATCTTTCTTGTTTATGCGTAAAAGAGTACCGCATTTTGGACAAAACTCCATTAGATGTTCACCAAAAAGAAGGAATTAATGTGGTTTATAAAATTATCTAATTAACATACCTTTTGTTCTTTTACTAGATTGATTAATATAAATGCGGCCAAGGATAATGTTAATGAAAAATAGAGTGGGTAATTCATCCCCAATGTTTTCCATAGGATTCCGGCTATGAAGGAAGCAGGAAACGCCATGAGCCCTGTAATGAGCTGGAAAGATCCCAAAGAAGTAGCCCTATAATCAAGTGGGCAAATTTCTGAGGCCAATGTTTTTTGGGATACATCAATAGCCGCTTTGTAGAGCCCATAAATGGAAAATATCACGATTACTCCTATAAAATTTCTTGTAAAAATCAGACTACTACAAACAAGCGCAAAGGATAAATAAGAAATCATTAATACTTTCTTTCTTCCAATTCTATCGGCCATTTTTCCAAATGGATATGAAAAAATAGTACTAGATATTGTAAAAATTAAATAGAAGACTGGAACAGTATATATTGAAAATCCAATGTCTTTGACATAAAGCAGGAAGAAAGAATAGCTAAAAGCGCCTAAAGCAAATATGCCATTTACAAATACAAATAATCTAAAGTTTCTGTCAAATAGATTTAATGAAAAAGATCTTTTCTGTGTATCAAATTTCTTTTCTTTTATAAAAAGGTATATTATGCATACTGAGAAAAATGAAGGTATAGCTGCCAAAAAAATCAGATTTCTAAATCCAAGATACCTCAATAAGAGTATAGATAAAGTGATTCCAATGATTGCTCCAAAATTGTCCATCGCTCTAAGGAATCCAAAGTTTGAACCTCTATTACTTTTTGAAGATAGTTCTGCAACCATTGCATCCCTAGGTGCACCCCTAATTTTGCCTGCCCGATCTAATGCTTTAAAAAGAGCAAGATACAACCAAGTTGGGGAGAGGGCATATCCAAATCTAGCTAGTCCAGATGATAAGTATCCCGTCCAAACAAATATTTTTCTTCTTCTTAATTTGTCAGATAAATATCCAGAAAATGCGCTTGAAATTGAAACTAAAGCATCGCCTATGCCATCTATAAATCCCAATACTACAACATCTGCACCTAAAAAAACGGTGACAAATAATGGCCATATCGGGTATATCATATCTGATCCTAAATCGTTTAAGAATGAAGATAACGAGAAAACATATAAATCTCGTTTATTTTTTTCCTTTTCCATTTTTTAACCCGTACCTTTTTAATAGATAATCCTATGTGTAATCTATTTTAACTTTTTCTCCATAAAGAAATATCTCTCAACTAAAAATTTCTTAAAAGAAAATATAAGGTCAAGTACAAGATTAAAACTAAATTTAAAAATAATAAAAGAAAAAATAAATTTTTAATTTATGGTATAATAAGGTCTCTTTCCCCAGCTGGGACGAATTCTCTCATGGCACCCTTTCCGAACTCCTTTGTGATGTTTGCGAAGTCGAAAGGTAGTGACCTGTCTGCGAATGCGACCTTTATGTGTGGTGAAAGTGCCCATGCATCGAATCTTGCTGCGTGTGCAGCTGCAACGATACCTGCGTATGCACTCTGGTGTCCTACGTTCATTGCGTAGCTTGGGTAGTTACCTCCCCTAAGCTCGAATGGTAAACCTTCATCAGATCTGTATGAGAAGGTGTTTGCAGCACCAATCTGATCCTGAAGGTCGAATCCGTAGAATCCGAATCTTCCCATCTGTTCCTTGTGTACGTTACCTGCAAGATACCATGCTGAAAGACCAGCTTGAGCATTACCTGTTGCCATTGCAACAGTTGTACCTGCTGCAGCAGAAATACATGTAGCTCTCTGGGATCCACCAAAGTGTGTTTCCATAACTGCGGGGTAGAGTTCATACTGCTCTAAACAGTACATAGCAACATCTGTTCCCATATCGTTTATGAGTTTTACACTTGGTTTCTGTTTTGCAAGGTCTCCGTACTTATCCTTTACGTGTTCCATTCCCCAGTATACAAAGTCTTCAAGGATGTTATCGGTG from Methanofastidiosum sp. includes these protein-coding regions:
- a CDS encoding transcription factor S → MEFCPKCGTLLRINKKDGKSLYACRCGYEKDIDEKSRFEHSEKNESGDEVVIIEDSNIVMPKVKEECKKCHNREAYWWMLQTRSGDEPATKFYRCTKCNYTWREYD
- a CDS encoding MFS transporter — translated: MEKEKNKRDLYVFSLSSFLNDLGSDMIYPIWPLFVTVFLGADVVVLGFIDGIGDALVSISSAFSGYLSDKLRRRKIFVWTGYLSSGLARFGYALSPTWLYLALFKALDRAGKIRGAPRDAMVAELSSKSNRGSNFGFLRAMDNFGAIIGITLSILLLRYLGFRNLIFLAAIPSFFSVCIIYLFIKEKKFDTQKRSFSLNLFDRNFRLFVFVNGIFALGAFSYSFFLLYVKDIGFSIYTVPVFYLIFTISSTIFSYPFGKMADRIGRKKVLMISYLSFALVCSSLIFTRNFIGVIVIFSIYGLYKAAIDVSQKTLASEICPLDYRATSLGSFQLITGLMAFPASFIAGILWKTLGMNYPLYFSLTLSLAAFILINLVKEQKVC